A single window of Methylocella tundrae DNA harbors:
- a CDS encoding ArsR/SmtB family transcription factor — MEDRLSATLSALADPTRRAILARLAQGEASVNELAAPFSISQPAISKHLKVLERAGLISRGREAQWRPCRLEAAPMQELAGWLETYRRFWEGSFDRLDAYLKDLQKGNPDAPRS, encoded by the coding sequence ATGGAAGATCGCCTCAGCGCCACACTCTCCGCCCTCGCGGACCCGACCCGCCGGGCGATCCTCGCGCGGCTTGCGCAGGGCGAAGCCTCGGTCAATGAGCTTGCCGCGCCCTTTTCCATCAGCCAGCCCGCGATCTCAAAACATCTCAAGGTGCTGGAGCGCGCCGGCCTCATCAGCCGCGGGCGCGAGGCGCAATGGCGCCCGTGCCGGCTCGAGGCCGCGCCAATGCAGGAATTAGCGGGCTGGCTGGAGACTTACCGCCGGTTCTGGGAAGGAAGCTTCGACCGGCTCGACGCCTATCTCAAGGATTTGCAGAAAGGGAATCCCGATGCGCCTCGCAGCTGA
- the argJ gene encoding bifunctional glutamate N-acetyltransferase/amino-acid acetyltransferase ArgJ: MAAVSPLAPTSYPDLPEIGGVRFAAGAAGIRYKGRTDVMLALFDKGTEVAGVFTKSKCPSAPVDWCRARLSGGKARALVVNSGNANAFTGKLGAQATKQTAAIAAKATGAPQGEIFLASTGVIGEPLDAAKFDGVLAKLASKAKPSDMFEAAKAIMTTDTYPKVATAKVELDGVAVTLSGMAKGAGMIAPDMATMLSFIFTDAPIAAGALQAMLSKSVQGSFNAITVDSDTSTSDTLLLFATGAAAQRGAPKITAANDRRLAPFKAALDALLLDLAHQVVKDGEGARKFVEITVTGAASAAAAKRIALSIANSPLVKTAIAGEDANWGRIVAAVGKAGEKAERDRLAIWFGEIRVANKGQRDPAYDEAEVSKLMREPKIDIYVEIGVGQGKATVWTCDLTKEYVEINGDYRS; this comes from the coding sequence ATGGCCGCCGTCTCGCCGCTCGCGCCGACATCCTACCCGGACTTGCCGGAAATCGGCGGCGTTCGCTTCGCCGCGGGCGCCGCAGGCATTCGCTATAAGGGCCGCACCGACGTAATGCTGGCCCTGTTCGACAAAGGCACGGAAGTCGCCGGCGTCTTTACGAAATCGAAATGTCCGTCCGCGCCGGTCGACTGGTGCAGGGCCCGCCTGTCCGGCGGCAAGGCGCGGGCCCTCGTCGTCAATTCCGGCAACGCCAACGCCTTTACGGGCAAGCTCGGCGCGCAGGCGACGAAGCAGACCGCTGCGATCGCGGCGAAAGCCACGGGCGCGCCGCAGGGCGAAATCTTTCTTGCCTCGACCGGCGTCATCGGCGAGCCGCTCGACGCCGCCAAATTCGACGGGGTGCTGGCGAAGCTCGCGAGCAAAGCAAAGCCAAGCGACATGTTCGAGGCCGCCAAGGCGATCATGACCACGGACACCTATCCCAAGGTAGCAACCGCTAAGGTTGAGCTTGACGGAGTGGCGGTCACACTGTCCGGCATGGCGAAGGGCGCCGGCATGATCGCCCCGGACATGGCGACGATGCTCTCATTTATCTTTACCGACGCGCCGATCGCAGCGGGGGCGCTGCAGGCCATGCTCTCCAAAAGCGTGCAAGGCTCGTTCAACGCCATCACGGTGGATAGCGACACCTCGACTTCGGACACTTTGCTGCTGTTCGCCACCGGAGCCGCGGCGCAGCGCGGCGCGCCAAAAATCACCGCCGCCAATGACCGGCGTCTTGCGCCCTTCAAGGCGGCGCTGGACGCCCTGCTGCTTGATCTCGCGCATCAGGTGGTCAAGGACGGCGAGGGCGCGCGCAAATTCGTCGAGATCACGGTCACAGGCGCGGCCTCCGCGGCCGCTGCGAAGCGCATCGCTCTGTCGATCGCCAATTCGCCGCTGGTCAAGACGGCGATCGCCGGCGAGGACGCCAATTGGGGCCGCATCGTCGCCGCCGTCGGCAAGGCGGGCGAAAAGGCCGAGCGCGACAGGCTGGCGATCTGGTTCGGCGAAATTCGCGTTGCGAACAAGGGCCAGCGCGACCCGGCCTATGACGAGGCGGAGGTTTCAAAGCTTATGCGCGAGCCGAAGATCGATATTTATGTCGAGATCGGCGTCGGCCAAGGCAAAGCGACGGTCTGGACCTGCGACCTCACCAAGGAATATGTCGAGATCAACGGCGACTATCGCTCGTGA
- a CDS encoding VOC family protein — translation MTIQPYLFFEGRAEEAAAFYQKVFGAKIEMLMRYKDSPDPCPEGMAPPGSEGKVMHMSLKIGDGVVMGSDGRCSGKPDFQGFSLSYAARDAEEADRVFAALSEGGAVQMPLGKTFFSPRFGMAADRFGVSWMVIVPA, via the coding sequence ATGACGATACAGCCTTACCTGTTTTTTGAAGGACGCGCCGAGGAAGCCGCCGCCTTCTACCAAAAGGTCTTCGGCGCCAAGATAGAAATGCTGATGCGCTATAAGGACAGCCCCGATCCCTGTCCTGAAGGCATGGCGCCTCCGGGCTCGGAGGGCAAGGTCATGCATATGAGCCTCAAGATCGGCGATGGCGTCGTCATGGGCTCGGACGGCCGCTGCTCGGGCAAGCCGGATTTTCAGGGCTTCTCGCTCTCCTACGCCGCCAGGGACGCGGAGGAAGCGGACCGCGTGTTCGCGGCGCTTTCCGAGGGCGGCGCGGTGCAGATGCCGCTGGGCAAGACGTTCTTTTCGCCGCGCTTCGGCATGGCGGCGGACCGCTTCGGCGTCTCCTGGATGGTGATCGTACCGGCCTGA
- a CDS encoding cell division protein FtsX, with translation MFSEALRRTQSAAAALNERREAVRDMRREKALVPASSIAGRALVTVIAIMTFLAALTSGAAILIADASSAWQSQVAREMTIQIRPTVGRDIEADAEKAAGIARKAPGVAAVRPYTKAESEALLQPWLGGNLDLSELPVPRLVVISLEPGASLNVTALGRALSEAVPGSSLDDHQHWLERLAVMAKTVVVVAALIFALVLVAMILAVAFATRGAMAGNREIIEVLHFVGAADDYISRQFQRHFFQLGLRGGAIGGGAAILAFYVASTLAAWTRATPGGDQVEAMFGSFSLGRNVYVAILAITAGIAIVTGLVSRIIVFRHLRDLS, from the coding sequence ATGTTTTCAGAGGCTTTGCGGCGCACGCAATCGGCGGCGGCGGCGCTGAACGAGCGGCGCGAAGCGGTGCGCGACATGCGGCGCGAAAAGGCGCTCGTGCCGGCTTCCTCCATCGCCGGGCGGGCGCTCGTCACCGTCATCGCCATCATGACCTTTCTCGCGGCGCTGACCTCCGGCGCCGCCATCCTCATCGCCGACGCCTCATCGGCCTGGCAGAGCCAGGTGGCGCGCGAAATGACGATCCAGATCCGCCCGACGGTCGGACGCGACATCGAGGCGGACGCCGAAAAAGCCGCCGGGATCGCGCGCAAGGCGCCGGGCGTCGCGGCCGTCCGGCCCTACACCAAGGCGGAATCGGAGGCGCTGCTGCAACCCTGGCTGGGCGGCAATCTCGATCTTTCGGAACTGCCGGTGCCGAGGCTCGTCGTCATCAGCCTCGAGCCGGGAGCGAGCCTCAACGTCACGGCCCTGGGCAGAGCCTTGAGCGAGGCTGTTCCCGGCTCGAGCCTCGACGATCACCAGCATTGGCTGGAGCGTCTCGCCGTGATGGCGAAAACCGTCGTCGTCGTGGCGGCGCTGATTTTCGCGCTGGTGCTCGTCGCGATGATACTGGCGGTGGCTTTCGCGACGCGGGGCGCCATGGCGGGCAATCGCGAAATCATCGAGGTGCTGCATTTCGTCGGCGCCGCCGACGACTATATTTCACGCCAGTTCCAGCGCCATTTCTTTCAGCTTGGACTGCGCGGCGGGGCAATCGGCGGCGGCGCCGCGATCCTTGCCTTTTATGTCGCCTCGACGCTCGCCGCCTGGACCCGCGCGACGCCGGGCGGCGATCAGGTCGAAGCCATGTTCGGCAGTTTTTCGCTGGGGCGAAACGTCTATGTTGCGATCCTCGCGATCACGGCGGGGATAGCGATCGTCACCGGGCTCGTCTCGCGGATCATCGTTTTCCGCCACCTGCGGGATTTAAGCTGA
- a CDS encoding VOC family protein — MQKIRTFLWFDHEAEEAVNFYISLFPGSRILQVSRYGEAGPGKPGSVLTMSFELAGVQFLALNGGPHFKFSEAISLSVDCQSEAEVDELWEKLGAGGEYGRCGWLKDRYGLSWQLVPSRLPEFIGGADAAGAKRAMEAMLKMSKLDIRALEAAYDGG; from the coding sequence GTGCAGAAAATCCGCACATTCCTCTGGTTCGACCATGAGGCCGAGGAGGCGGTGAATTTCTACATCTCGCTGTTCCCCGGTTCGCGCATTCTTCAAGTCTCGCGCTATGGCGAGGCCGGACCTGGAAAGCCGGGCTCGGTCCTGACCATGAGCTTTGAGCTCGCGGGCGTTCAGTTTCTCGCCCTCAACGGCGGCCCGCATTTCAAATTCAGCGAGGCGATCTCGCTATCGGTCGATTGCCAAAGCGAGGCCGAGGTTGACGAGTTGTGGGAGAAGCTTGGCGCAGGCGGCGAATATGGCCGCTGCGGCTGGCTGAAAGACCGCTATGGCCTGTCCTGGCAGCTTGTCCCCTCGCGTCTGCCCGAGTTCATCGGCGGCGCGGATGCGGCGGGCGCCAAACGGGCGATGGAGGCCATGCTCAAAATGAGCAAGCTGGATATCAGGGCGCTTGAGGCGGCTTATGACGGTGGTTAG
- a CDS encoding SRPBCC family protein, with amino-acid sequence MPLSSQTAASADALEPFVISRSFDAPRPLLWQALTDPERMAKWWGPKGFPVIAAKMDFRPGGSYLYGLRTPDGGAMWGRFIYEEIEEPARIVVITSFSDEKGGLARHPMSPTWPLETRSIFSLEDEGQRTKLTVSWLPINATDEERATFAGARDGMQKGWDGTLDQLADYLAGL; translated from the coding sequence ATGCCTTTATCGTCTCAGACCGCCGCATCCGCCGATGCGCTTGAACCCTTCGTCATCTCGCGCAGCTTTGACGCGCCCCGGCCGCTTCTGTGGCAAGCGCTGACGGATCCGGAGCGCATGGCGAAATGGTGGGGGCCGAAGGGCTTTCCCGTCATTGCCGCGAAGATGGATTTCCGCCCGGGCGGCAGCTACCTCTACGGCTTGAGGACGCCTGACGGCGGCGCGATGTGGGGGCGGTTCATCTACGAGGAGATCGAGGAGCCGGCGCGGATCGTGGTCATCACGTCTTTTTCCGACGAAAAAGGCGGGCTCGCCCGGCACCCGATGAGCCCGACCTGGCCGCTCGAAACGCGTTCGATCTTCTCGCTGGAAGATGAAGGGCAGCGTACGAAACTGACCGTCAGCTGGCTGCCGATCAACGCGACAGACGAGGAGCGCGCGACCTTCGCCGGCGCGAGGGACGGCATGCAAAAGGGCTGGGACGGCACGCTCGACCAGCTCGCTGACTATCTCGCCGGCCTTTGA
- a CDS encoding branched-chain amino acid aminotransferase produces MSVLSFDQRDGFIWLDGNLVAWADAKLHVLSHGLHYASAVFEGERAYGGRIFKSTEHSERFRASAQTLDFEIPYSVAELDAVKQMVVTKNNFSSCYVRPVAWRGSEMMAVAAQNSTIHVAVAAWDWPSMFDIETKMKGIKLDIADYRRPDPMTAPCRAKAAGLYMICTISKHRAERRGYADAMMLDWQGRVAECTGANIFFVSNGALHTPIADCFLDGITRQTVIELARRRGVEVIERRIMPEELAGFQECFICGTGAEVTPVSEIGPYRFTPAAISRTLIDDYSAEVQLKQKAA; encoded by the coding sequence ATGTCGGTTTTGTCTTTCGATCAGCGCGACGGCTTTATTTGGCTGGACGGCAATCTCGTCGCCTGGGCGGACGCCAAGCTGCACGTACTCTCGCATGGCCTGCACTACGCTTCCGCCGTTTTCGAAGGCGAGCGCGCCTATGGCGGGCGCATCTTCAAATCGACCGAACATTCCGAGCGGTTCAGAGCCTCGGCTCAGACCCTCGACTTCGAGATTCCCTATTCGGTCGCCGAACTCGACGCCGTCAAGCAGATGGTGGTCACCAAAAATAATTTCAGCAGCTGCTATGTTCGCCCCGTCGCCTGGCGCGGCAGCGAAATGATGGCGGTCGCGGCGCAGAATTCGACGATTCATGTCGCCGTCGCCGCCTGGGACTGGCCGAGCATGTTCGACATCGAGACGAAGATGAAGGGCATCAAGCTCGACATCGCCGATTATCGGCGCCCCGATCCCATGACCGCGCCGTGCCGCGCCAAAGCGGCCGGACTTTATATGATCTGCACGATCTCCAAGCATCGCGCGGAGCGGCGCGGCTATGCCGACGCGATGATGCTTGACTGGCAGGGCCGCGTCGCCGAATGCACCGGCGCGAACATCTTCTTCGTTTCGAATGGCGCGCTGCACACGCCGATTGCGGACTGCTTCCTCGACGGGATCACGCGACAGACCGTCATCGAGCTCGCGCGGAGGCGCGGCGTCGAAGTGATCGAGCGCCGCATCATGCCGGAGGAGCTCGCCGGCTTCCAGGAATGCTTTATCTGCGGCACCGGCGCGGAAGTGACGCCGGTTTCCGAAATTGGACCTTACCGCTTCACCCCGGCGGCGATTTCGCGCACGCTGATCGACGATTATTCCGCCGAGGTGCAGCTGAAACAGAAAGCCGCCTGA
- a CDS encoding sensor histidine kinase: MSISLAGAFERPRSWWRGFWRKLIQILPQGLYARSALIVIAPMVILQCVLTYVFMERHWQQVTNRLSTVLTQDIAALIDLHQTFPGTDDNLMRIAQERLRIDAEFLPKGPLPPALPKPFFSIVDAALSNEIRRQIRRPFWLDTVGRSNLIEIRIQLDDAILRVVAYRSAAYASNSYIFLLWMVGTSFVLIVVATLFLRNQIKPILSLAGAAEEFGKGRDPEFRPLGAREVRRAGFAFIEMKRRIERAIEQRTTMLNGVSHDLRTVLTRFKLSLALMGDGEEAQELQKDVAEMQRMLEAYLAFARGAAGESAVKIDMIEFLEELRFDAERDGFDVAIAYSGDPMVALRPDAFKRCLANLIGNAENHAKHVAVEAVREKRFLTIHVDDDGPGIPAKFREDVFRPFFRIDEARNQDIGGTGLGLAIALDIARSHGGDITLSESFMGGLRATVRVPV, encoded by the coding sequence TTGAGCATTTCCCTTGCCGGCGCCTTTGAGCGGCCCCGCTCCTGGTGGCGCGGGTTCTGGCGCAAGCTCATTCAGATCCTGCCGCAAGGCCTCTACGCCCGCTCCGCGCTGATTGTCATCGCGCCGATGGTGATCCTGCAATGCGTGCTGACCTATGTGTTCATGGAGCGCCACTGGCAGCAGGTCACCAACCGGCTTTCGACCGTGCTGACGCAGGACATTGCGGCGCTGATCGATCTCCATCAGACCTTTCCGGGGACCGACGACAATTTGATGCGGATCGCGCAGGAGCGCCTGCGCATCGACGCTGAATTTTTGCCGAAAGGACCGCTGCCCCCGGCGCTGCCGAAACCGTTTTTCTCGATCGTCGACGCCGCGCTGTCGAATGAAATCCGCCGCCAGATCCGGCGGCCGTTCTGGCTCGATACGGTCGGACGCTCCAATCTCATCGAAATCCGCATCCAGCTCGACGACGCCATTTTGCGCGTCGTCGCCTATCGCAGCGCCGCCTATGCCTCGAACTCCTATATTTTCCTGCTCTGGATGGTCGGCACCTCTTTCGTGCTGATCGTCGTCGCCACCTTGTTCCTGCGCAATCAGATCAAGCCCATTCTTTCGCTCGCCGGGGCCGCGGAGGAATTCGGCAAGGGCCGCGATCCGGAATTCCGCCCGCTCGGCGCGCGCGAGGTGCGGCGCGCGGGATTCGCCTTCATCGAAATGAAGCGACGCATCGAGCGCGCGATCGAGCAGCGCACCACCATGCTGAACGGCGTCAGCCATGATCTGCGCACGGTTCTGACGCGCTTCAAGCTTTCGCTCGCCCTGATGGGCGACGGCGAGGAAGCGCAGGAACTGCAAAAGGACGTCGCCGAAATGCAGCGCATGCTCGAGGCCTATCTCGCCTTCGCGCGCGGCGCCGCCGGCGAAAGCGCGGTGAAGATCGACATGATCGAATTTCTGGAGGAGCTGCGTTTCGACGCCGAGCGCGACGGCTTCGACGTTGCGATCGCCTACAGCGGTGATCCGATGGTGGCGCTGCGGCCCGACGCCTTCAAGCGCTGCCTCGCCAATCTCATCGGCAATGCGGAAAACCACGCCAAGCATGTCGCCGTCGAGGCGGTGCGGGAGAAGCGTTTCCTGACCATCCATGTCGATGACGACGGACCCGGCATCCCGGCGAAGTTTAGAGAGGACGTGTTCCGGCCGTTCTTTCGCATCGACGAGGCGCGCAATCAGGACATCGGCGGCACGGGGCTTGGCCTTGCCATAGCGCTCGATATCGCGCGCTCGCATGGCGGCGACATCACGCTCAGCGAAAGTTTTATGGGGGGCCTGCGCGCCACGGTGCGCGTGCCGGTGTGA
- the ftsE gene encoding cell division ATP-binding protein FtsE produces the protein MVHFENVGLRYGMGAEILKDISFSIEPQSFQFLTGPSGAGKTTLLRLILLSLRPTRGLIRLFGRDALSLDKNAITDLRRRIGVVFQDFRLLDHLTTYENVALPLRVRGMDEASYRAEVTELLHWVGLGERMNILPPVLSGGEKQRAVIARALIVRPQLLLADEPTGNVDPSLARRLLRLFTELHKSGTSVVIATHDLALMDQFDGARRLVLGDGRLHIFD, from the coding sequence TTGGTGCATTTTGAAAACGTCGGCCTGCGCTATGGCATGGGCGCTGAAATCCTCAAGGACATCAGCTTTTCCATCGAGCCGCAGTCCTTCCAGTTTCTGACCGGCCCGTCCGGCGCCGGCAAGACGACGCTTTTGCGTCTCATTCTCCTGTCCCTGCGGCCGACGCGCGGCCTGATCCGGCTTTTTGGCCGCGACGCTTTGAGCTTGGATAAAAACGCCATCACGGACCTGCGGCGGCGGATCGGCGTCGTGTTTCAGGATTTTCGCCTGCTCGATCACCTCACCACCTATGAAAATGTCGCCCTCCCCCTGCGCGTTCGCGGCATGGACGAGGCGAGCTATCGCGCCGAAGTGACCGAGCTTTTGCATTGGGTCGGCCTCGGCGAGCGCATGAACATTCTGCCGCCCGTGCTCTCCGGCGGCGAGAAGCAGCGCGCCGTCATTGCGCGGGCTCTCATCGTGCGCCCGCAACTCCTGCTCGCCGACGAGCCGACCGGCAATGTCGATCCAAGCCTTGCGCGAAGGCTTCTGCGGCTGTTCACAGAGCTGCATAAGTCGGGCACGTCGGTCGTCATCGCGACGCATGATCTCGCCCTGATGGACCAGTTCGACGGCGCGCGCCGTCTCGTTCTCGGCGACGGGCGGCTGCATATTTTCGACTGA
- a CDS encoding DUF2335 domain-containing protein — protein MPDNTPANTKDHDENQGEKGHILTIEELGWAGPIPSPRTLQQFDDILPGSAERIFAQFEAEAAHRRRCEAEELRFRERESHVGQFLAGIFAVGAFGVTAFALHVGAYSVAGLVGTTTVLTGVAAFLNRKNPRVSSIDSDDEG, from the coding sequence GTGCCGGATAATACGCCCGCGAATACGAAGGATCACGACGAGAACCAGGGCGAAAAAGGCCATATTCTGACGATCGAGGAGCTCGGCTGGGCCGGGCCGATTCCCTCCCCACGCACTTTGCAACAATTCGACGACATTCTTCCGGGCTCCGCAGAGCGCATCTTTGCTCAGTTCGAGGCGGAGGCGGCGCATCGTCGACGCTGCGAGGCGGAAGAATTGCGGTTTCGCGAACGTGAATCCCATGTCGGGCAATTTCTCGCGGGGATTTTCGCAGTCGGCGCGTTCGGCGTCACCGCGTTCGCTCTTCACGTCGGAGCCTATAGCGTCGCTGGCCTCGTCGGAACGACAACGGTGCTGACTGGCGTGGCCGCTTTCCTCAATCGCAAGAATCCCCGCGTTTCGTCCATCGATTCAGATGATGAGGGATAA
- a CDS encoding (deoxy)nucleoside triphosphate pyrophosphohydrolase, which produces MSRSTATIAREPAPVRLLLVVACALIDADARVLIAQRPEGKALAGLWEFPGGKVDPGERPEQALIRELHEELGIAVKEPCLAPLTFASFAYAEFHLLMPLFICRRWEGLVGAREGQALKWVFPKDLRSYPMPPADAPLIPALIDLLGA; this is translated from the coding sequence ATGTCGAGATCAACGGCGACTATCGCTCGTGAGCCGGCGCCTGTGAGGCTGCTGCTCGTCGTCGCCTGCGCTCTGATCGACGCCGACGCGCGGGTTTTGATCGCGCAGCGTCCCGAAGGCAAGGCGCTGGCCGGGCTTTGGGAATTTCCCGGCGGCAAAGTCGACCCCGGCGAGCGCCCCGAGCAGGCGCTGATCCGCGAATTGCACGAAGAACTGGGCATTGCGGTGAAAGAGCCCTGCCTTGCGCCGCTGACTTTCGCGAGCTTCGCCTACGCTGAGTTTCATCTGTTGATGCCGCTTTTTATCTGCCGGCGCTGGGAGGGTTTGGTCGGCGCGCGGGAGGGTCAGGCGCTGAAATGGGTTTTTCCGAAGGATCTGCGGTCCTATCCCATGCCGCCCGCCGACGCGCCGCTGATCCCCGCGCTAATCGACCTTTTGGGCGCGTGA
- a CDS encoding MarR family winged helix-turn-helix transcriptional regulator yields MDSTLQKKPDCESEGSPSGASDAAAGNEAEFGLIELMFFAYRDFVGDADHLLENFGLGRAHHRVLHFVNRRPGLTIAELLDILKITKQSLNRVLKDLLDQNYVVAFPGENDRRQRRLFPTPRGESLAFEVVRLQSKRFARIFAQLPEAARAGAREFLLAMVDPDEREKVAALIASDGPKRVLG; encoded by the coding sequence GTGGATTCGACGCTCCAGAAGAAGCCAGACTGTGAGAGCGAAGGTTCGCCTTCCGGCGCGTCGGACGCCGCGGCGGGAAACGAAGCTGAATTCGGCCTGATCGAATTGATGTTTTTCGCCTATCGCGATTTTGTCGGCGACGCCGACCATCTGCTCGAGAATTTCGGCCTCGGCCGGGCGCATCACCGCGTCCTGCATTTCGTCAATCGCCGGCCCGGCCTCACAATCGCCGAATTGCTTGACATATTAAAAATCACCAAGCAGAGCCTCAACCGCGTCCTGAAAGATCTGCTCGACCAGAATTATGTCGTTGCTTTCCCTGGCGAAAATGATCGCCGCCAGCGCCGGTTGTTTCCGACGCCGCGCGGCGAATCCCTGGCTTTCGAGGTGGTGCGTTTGCAATCGAAGCGCTTCGCCCGTATTTTCGCACAATTGCCCGAGGCCGCCCGCGCCGGCGCGCGCGAATTTCTTCTCGCCATGGTCGATCCGGACGAGCGGGAAAAAGTCGCGGCGCTCATCGCTTCTGATGGTCCGAAGCGGGTTTTAGGCTAG
- a CDS encoding response regulator: MTSESSAGCGGAPADDAAHLLVVDDDRRIRALLSRFLTDQGYRVTTAGDAAEAMACLKSLAFDLIVLDVMMPGENGFDFATRLRQNSTDLGRVPILMLTARTETQDRVQGFETGVDDYLGKPYEPRELALRIASILRRAQPRAAPGPVTQVRFSDFSFDLDRGELRQRDEVIRLTDREREMLRLLAEHAGETVPREALAGSGAAGNERTVDVQVNRLRRKIERDPANPLHLQTARGAGYRLLVDR; this comes from the coding sequence GTGACTTCAGAGTCCAGCGCCGGATGCGGCGGCGCCCCTGCCGACGACGCCGCGCATCTGCTTGTCGTGGATGACGACCGCCGAATTCGCGCGCTCCTCTCGCGCTTTTTGACCGATCAGGGCTATCGCGTCACGACCGCGGGAGACGCGGCCGAGGCGATGGCCTGCCTCAAAAGCCTCGCTTTTGATCTGATTGTTCTCGACGTCATGATGCCCGGCGAAAATGGCTTTGATTTCGCAACGCGCCTGCGCCAGAACTCAACGGATCTGGGGCGCGTGCCGATTTTGATGCTGACCGCCCGCACCGAGACGCAAGATCGCGTGCAGGGATTTGAGACCGGCGTCGATGATTATCTCGGCAAGCCCTATGAGCCGCGCGAACTCGCCTTGCGCATCGCCTCGATATTGCGGCGGGCGCAGCCGCGCGCGGCGCCGGGGCCGGTGACGCAGGTTCGTTTCAGCGATTTCTCGTTTGATCTCGACCGCGGCGAATTGCGCCAGCGCGACGAAGTCATAAGACTGACGGACCGGGAGCGCGAGATGCTGCGCCTGCTCGCCGAACATGCCGGCGAGACCGTGCCGCGAGAGGCGCTGGCGGGGTCGGGCGCCGCCGGCAATGAACGCACCGTCGATGTGCAGGTCAACCGGCTGCGCCGCAAGATCGAGCGCGATCCGGCCAATCCGCTGCATCTGCAGACCGCGCGCGGCGCCGGCTACCGCCTGCTGGTCGATCGTTGA
- a CDS encoding SRPBCC family protein: protein MRLAADVLSPTLTVSRRFAASPERLFDAWFDPKAVGAWLFATPDGVSRHVEIDARVGGGFAVHEQRGETLATHFGEYLEILRPRRIVFSFATERQGGSTVVMVDIEPDGAGSLLTLTHELDPEWTPRSAGIRAGWMGILEGLARTTGEAGNGHTLVLNRTFEAPRILVWKAWTEAEHMMRWLCPAGFTVLFAEVDLRIGGKWRSGMRSPDGNEYIAGGEYLEIDRPSRLVLTHIWERNDLEPRANTEIIVTLNERDGKTDMVFIQSGLGTRESAASHKWGWTGAFDNLARLATSLKES from the coding sequence ATGCGCCTCGCAGCTGACGTGCTAAGTCCGACCCTTACCGTTTCCCGCCGTTTCGCCGCTTCGCCCGAGCGTCTTTTCGACGCCTGGTTCGATCCCAAGGCGGTCGGGGCCTGGCTGTTCGCGACGCCCGACGGGGTTTCAAGGCATGTCGAGATCGACGCCCGCGTCGGCGGCGGTTTCGCGGTCCATGAGCAGCGCGGCGAGACGCTGGCGACGCATTTTGGCGAATATCTCGAAATCCTCCGCCCGCGCCGCATCGTCTTCAGCTTCGCAACCGAGCGGCAGGGAGGCTCAACCGTCGTCATGGTCGATATAGAGCCGGACGGCGCCGGGAGTCTTTTGACGCTGACCCACGAGCTCGATCCAGAATGGACGCCGCGCAGCGCCGGCATCCGGGCTGGCTGGATGGGCATTCTGGAAGGATTGGCGCGGACGACAGGCGAGGCCGGAAATGGTCATACGCTGGTCCTCAATCGCACATTTGAGGCGCCGCGCATCCTTGTCTGGAAGGCCTGGACCGAGGCCGAGCATATGATGCGCTGGCTCTGCCCGGCCGGTTTCACCGTGCTGTTCGCCGAGGTTGATCTCAGGATCGGCGGCAAATGGCGCTCCGGCATGCGCTCGCCGGACGGAAACGAGTATATCGCCGGGGGCGAGTATCTGGAGATCGACCGTCCGTCGCGCCTCGTTCTCACTCACATCTGGGAGCGAAATGATCTCGAACCGCGCGCCAACACCGAGATCATCGTCACGCTGAATGAGCGGGATGGCAAAACCGACATGGTCTTCATCCAGTCTGGCCTTGGCACAAGAGAATCCGCCGCCTCGCACAAATGGGGCTGGACCGGCGCCTTCGACAATCTGGCGCGGCTCGCCACTTCCCTCAAAGAATCCTGA